Genomic segment of Bacteroidota bacterium:
GTATATAGGCCACATGTGCTTTACCAATAAAGGGTAACATATGATGCTCACACATGCTGTATATCTCAATATCTTTTACAACAATCATTTCACTTACCGGTTCATGAAATTTAGCAGAGTCAAGAATGGCATGTGCATCTAATTGGTAACCTTGTGTCATGTATTGCATGGCTTTTGCCACACGTTCCGGTGTTTTCAACAATCCTTCGCGGTTTGAATCCTCTCCGAGCAAATCAATTATATCTTTATAATTTTTTACCAGGTTTGAAGTAGTATGCTCGTCGTAATGCTCTGTCTTTTTATATGCCATTGGAGAAATTTAAAATATTAAATGTTATGCCGGGTATTCCACATAGTTTCTTGGTGTTTCATATAAACGGATCATCAAATCCTTTTTTTTGCTGATATGCGGCCGTAGCAAATCATGAATCACTACTGCAATATTTTCAGCAGTCGGATTTAATTCTTTGAATTCTTCAGTATCAAGATTCAGGTTTTTATGATCAAACCGATTAATTATTTCCTGTTTGATCAGATCACTCAGTTCTTTCAGGTCCATTACATAACCGGTTTTTTTATCTGGCTTACCTGTTATCCTTACTTCAAGATCATAGTTATGGCCGTGATAATTTGGTAATGCACATTTACCAAATACTTCTGTATTCTTTGCATCATCCCAATCCGGGTTAAACAACCGGTGGGCCGCATTGAATTGCTCTTTTCGTATTACTGCTACTTTCTTACTCATAATTTGAATTTACGAAAATATTTACCTGCAGGACGTTGGATAATAAAACAGTCGACCAATGAAATTGTTTGAGAGCAATATTATTTAATTGTTACTGCCCGCCATAATATTCCACATATATCTTGGAAGTTTCTGTCAACTTTAAACAGTGCAATTGAACACCCGCTGGCAAATGTGGTTCCAGTTCATTCCAGATTGCGATCACAAGATTTTCGATGGAACACATTTTACCCCGCATAAACTCAACATCCACATTCAGGTTGCGGTGATCGAGTTTATCAACTACTTTTTCATTTACCAAGGCACCCAATTTCTTAGCATCATAAATAAACCCTGTATCCGGGTCTGGCTCGCCTTTGATGGTTACAAAGAGTTCAAAGTTGTGTCCATGCCAGTTCTCATTGGCACATTTGCCAAACACTTCATCATTTTTTTCCTTAGTCCAGTCGGGATTGTACAGCTTGTGGGCAGCGTTAAAATGTTCTATTCTTGTTAAGTAAACCATGCTTTACTTTTTTATTTCCCCACAGCAGTTTGGGCGGGGGAAATTTGTGATGCATCTGCTAATTAAAGATGCGTAAGATTGTTTTTAGTCCTGTAAAAACAGGGCTTCAAATATAAGCCAATGAGCCCGGTAGTATGGCTTTTAAATAAACTATATTTTTGTCAGTATGAATATCCTTATTGTCGCTGCAACAGCTATAGAAATCAAGCCTTTTCTGCAATACCTTAAAAAAAGAAAGGATGAAGCTGATATTGATGTATTGATCACAGGCATTGGGTTAACAGCAACCACCTATTCATTGACCAAACATTTCACCATTAAAAAACCTGATCTTGTAATTCAAGCCGGTGTGGCAGGTTGCTTTGATTCGTTAGTCGAATTGGGTGAAGTGCTGATGATAAAGCAGGATACAATTGCCGATCAAAGTGTAGTTGAATTAAAAAAACTAAAAACTCTTTTTGATCTGAATCTTGTTCCGCATGATCAGCATCCTTATACAAGTGGATGGCTGATCAATCCATTGAATAGATTTCTTGGTTTACCGGGCATTAAACAAGTAAAGGGTATTTCAGTGAACCAGATAAGCACATCTGCTGAAATGATAAAATTTTACAGGAAAACATTTAATCCTGTAACTGAATCGATGGAAGGTGCAGCATTGCATTATGTATGCCTGATTGAAAATATTCCATTTATTCAATTGAGAAGCATTTCAAATTATATCGGCGAACGGAATAAAAAAAAGTGGGATATGCAGGATTCGATTAAGAATCTGAATAAGGAATTAATAAAGCTTGTTAAAAAAGTCAGCTAACCAAGTTTCAATAATGTAGCAGCCACTATACCTGCAGTCTCTGTTCTCAATCTTGTTTCGCCCAAACTAACCGGAATAAAATTATTTTCAAGAGCAAGATTTATTTCTATCGAAGTGAAATCACCTTCAGGGCCGATGAGGATTAGTTGATGTGCAGATGTGCGGATGTGCGAATGACTTAATGCTTGCTTCTCACCTTCAATACAATGAGCTATGAGTTTCTTATAATCCGCAAATTCGCACATTAATAAATCCGCAAATTGTTTTGGCTCAGACAAAACCGGCAACCATGTTTGTTGAGATTGCAGCATAGCACTTACACAAATAGTTTTCATCCTATCATGTCTGAATTTTTGCTTCTCGGTTCTTTCACAAATCAAAGGAATGATTTCACTTACGCCGATCTCCGTTGCTTTTTCTAAAAACCATTCAAAGCGGCTGGTGTTTTTGACAAGAGATATGGCGACAGTAATTTTCTTTGATGCTGGATGCTGGATACTGGATGCTACTGCTTTTACCGTACAATGTTTCTTATGAGCATCACTGATCTCACAATTAAGCAGACTACCTTTTCCATCAGTAAGGTTTAACTTCTCCCCTTTCTGCATACGTAATACCTGCACAACATGACGTGAAGTGTCCTCATCAAGTATTATTGTTTTTGCCGAAGCATCATAAGATTCTATATAAAAAAAAGGGAGTGACATTCTTATAAAAATAAAAAAGCTCCCCGAAATTAAGGAGCTATTATTTATTAAGTTTTACCTGTTATCTAAAATGGATTCTCATCATCTTCATTTCTATCATTCATCTTGCTTCCGGTTTGTATAAACAGTTTGGCGCCACCTGTATCATCCTTCACAGGTGTCCAGTTACCCGGAGGTAAACCCATACCGGTAAAATCGCCGCCCTCATCTTCTGTGAATTTCTGAATATGCAATAAGGCACGAAGCTTAATTGTTTCTAACGAACCATTACGGTGTTTAGCTATCCTTACGTGAGTTTCACCCCTGTTATTCTCACCCATTTCATTGGTGGTGATATCATAATATTCCGGACGATAGAGGAACATAACCATATCCGCATCCTGTTCGATGGCTCCTGATTCACGCAGGTCACTCAGTTGCGGCATCTTGTTTCCTTCTTTTCTTTTTTCTACCTCACGGCTTAACTGTGAAAGTGCAATAATGGGTACTCCCAATTCTTTTGCCAGTGCTTTCAGGTTTCTTGAAATATTACTGATCTCCTGTTCACGGTTACTGTTCCTGTTTTCTCCAGTACCACTCATCAACTGTAAATAGTCAATAATGATCAAGCCAATATTATGTTTGTTTTTTAAACGGCGGCATTTTGCACGCAACTCAAAAATGTTCAACGCAGGAGTATCATCAATAAAAATGGGGGCTTCGGACAAACGCTGGATACCGCGGGCATACAACTGTTTCATTTCATGCTCTTCCATTTTGCCTCTGGCAATTTTCTCAAGCCATATTTCACTTTCAGCAGAAAGGATACGTTGCACAAGCTGGCCTGCACTCATCTCTAAGCTAAAGAATGCAACCGGTGTTTTCTTGTTTACACTCAAGGCCGCATTGCGAGCAAGATTCAATGCAAAAGCTGTTTTACCAACCGCAGGTCTTGCGGCAAGGATAATTAAGTCAGTTTGTTGCCATCCATAAGTAACCCTGTCAAGGCTAGAGTAACCACTCGGCACACCCGTAATATCTTCATTACGGTGACGCATATCTTCAATCCGCTGAATTGTTTTTACCAATACAGAATCGATTGAATCAAAATTTTTACGCAGGTGATTATTTGTTATCTCAAACAGTTTGCTTTCGGCATCATCCAATAAATCGAATACATCTGTTGAATCTTCGTAAGCATCACCAATTATTTCACCGCTGATGCGGATGAGTTCACGTTGTATAAATTTTTGGAGGATGATCCTTGCATGCGCAACAATATTGGCAGAAGAAACCACCATATTGGTAAGCCGGGTTACATAATAAGGTCCACCAACCATTTCCAGTTCTTCACGAAATTTTAATTCTTCTGCTACTGTTAAAATATCTATTGGTTGGCTTTTATTAGCAAGACCCTGCATGCTTTTAAAAATGCGCTGATGTGCCTCTACATAAAAACATTCAGGCTTCAGAATTTCAGCCACACTATCAAATGCATCTTTCTCCAGCATGATGGCGCCAAGTACAGCTTCTTCTAATTGTTTGGCTTGCGGTGGAATTTTTCCATAGACCATTGTTCCCAGGTCAACTGCTGATTTTTTTCTTTGTGTCCTGTCCTTATTGATATTCGGTACTGCCATGTTCAGTTATAGCGATAAAGAGTTATTCATTGATGTTTATCAACGACTATCGGGTGATCAGGTCCATACTTGAATCGGTAATTTTTGGTTCTGTTCGGATGGTCTCCCTCAAAGTCAGACAGCGAATATAAGCTTGATAAAATCATCAGGAAAAATTTTTCTTTTTTCACAAATTTTACAAAATCAATTGCCGGTTATCCACAATTATCCGGGTCTTTGTATTGATGTAAATTAAAAAAATCAATTGTTATTTTCCGGGAAAGATGTACACTTTGGTTGTTAAAACTGAGGTGATTTTACCTCGAAAAAATCAACGGCCTGCCACCAATGCGTTTATTTTCAATTGGGCCATTTTTTGCTCATAAAATAGTACACAATAAAGCCCCGATTCGGGAGTTATAAAAAGTAGTTCTTTAACCAAACTGTCTGCCGCATGTATTTTTTTCACTTTAAAAAACCTATAACCATGGAAATTTCAAAACATGCAGGCCCCACAAGACCCTTACTCACCCAAACCAAAAACAACACTACACTGTGGATCGGGCATCTTAAGTCCGACCCGACTGACCATTTTGCCGGCCAGACTTTTCATTGCAATGCCGATGGTAAACTGGACAATATCCAAATATTTGCCGATGCAGTGCAGGTACCCGGCGAAGTAACCCTAAGTCTTCACGCATTTGACACCTTATCAAAAACATGGGGTGATGTGCTGTGCAATTCAAAAGTGAATATCCAGCGAAATGACGAGTCAAAATGGATCCGCTTTGATTTACCGGCTATAGAACTTAAATCCGGCAAGAGCTATGGCTTCCGGTTGAACACTAATGATGCTATGGTGGCAATTGGTGAAGCAGCCAGTCCGTCAAAACAACCTTTTGCATTTGGCCAGGAATGGAAAGCTGATTCTGGCGATAAGAAAGGACATTTCTATTCTTATTTCAGCCTTGTGTTTAAGATCGAGCTTTGCGCATAGTTCCATCGCTATTGTCCGTGTTTGCTCTTAGCCTTTTCTTATCTTCGCAGCTAATCTAAAGACGAGGTAAACACATGACGATTTCGTACAAATGGCTGAGTGAGTATCTCCCCGCAGAGGTGGAGCCTGAAAAATTATCCCGTATCCTTACTTCAGTTGGTTTGGAAGTTGAGAGTTTTGAAAAATATGAAGAAGTAAAAGGTGGGCTGAAAGGACTTGTGATCGGTGAAGTTTTAACTACTGAGAAACATCCCAATGCTGATAAACTTACTTTAACTACAGTAAGTACAGGTAATGGTGAACCGCTGCAGATCGTATGCGGCGCACCTAATGTTGCTGCCGGCCAAAAAGTGATTATTGCAAAAGTGGGAACCACTATTTTTCCAACAACCGGTGATCCCCTGACGATGAAGATCGCAAAGATCCGTGGCGTTGAAAGTCATGGAATGATCTGCGCCGAAGATGAGATAGGAATTGGCAGCTCACATGCAGGTATAATAGTTCTACCGACAGATGTAAAGATTGGAGTACCAGCAGTAGAATATTTTAATCCTTATTCTGATTATGTGTATGAAATTGGCTTAACACCCAACCGCATGGATGCAATGAGCCATTGGGGTGTTGCCCGTGATGTTTGTGCTTATCTTTCTCATCATGATAAAAAGAATTATAAACCCAAATTACCAAATGCAAATAGCTTCAAGGTTGATAATAACAATTTGAAAATTGATGTTACAGTTGAAAATACAGTAGCCTGTCCACGGTATTCCGGTGTAAGTATTTCAAATGTTGCCATAAAAGAATCGCCGCTTTGGTTAAAACAAAAATTAAAATCTATCGGGCAGCGGCCGATCAACAATATTGTTGACATCACTAATTTTATTCAGCATGAAACGGGTCAACCGCTGCATGCTTTTGATGCAGATATGCTGAAAGGCAAAAAGATCGTTGTAAAAAACCTGGCTGAAGGTTCAAAGTTTGTAACGCTGGATGAAAAAGAAAGGAAACTCAGTGCCGAAGATCTTATGATCTGTGATGGTGAAGAAGGAGTTTGTATTGCCGGTGTATTTGGTGGGCTGCACAGTGGTGTTACTGATCAAACAAAAAATATTTTTCTTGAAAGTGCATTTTTCAATGGCATTACGTTGCGCAAAACATCTTTCCGTCATGGGCTGAGAACCGATGCTGCGAGCCGTTTTGAAAAAGGAACTGATATTTCAAGCACGGTGAATGTGCTTAAAAGAGCAGCTTTGCTGATAAAAGAGATTTGTGGCGGTGAAATTTCTTCAGATATAGTTGACATTTATCCAAAGCCAAAAGAAAAAACACAGGTAACGATAAAATATCATTACCTGAAAAAATTGAGTGGTAAAAATTATCATCCGGATTCAGTTATAAAGATCCTGACAGCATTGGGTTTTGAAATTGTAAGAGAAGGTATTGATGATTTAATAATCGCTGTTCCATTTCATAAACCGGATATCAGTTTGCCCGCAGATATCGTTGAAGAAGTTTTAAGAATTGATGGTTTAGATAATGTTGAGATACCCGGAGCTATTACTATTACTCCTTCTGTTGAAGAAAATTATTCTTCAGAAATTTTAAAAGAGAAAGCATCAAACTACCTGGTTGGCTTAGGTTTCTATGAAATAATGACCAACTCCATCACAAATGCCGCTTATTTTTCTGATGAAGAAAAGCAAAGCATGGTAAAGATGATGAACAGCCTGAGTGCTGATTTAAATATTTTACGTCAATCATTATTTGAAACAAGTCTTGCTGTAGTTGCTCATAACCTAAACCGTCGCAACAGTTCATTAAAACTATTTGAGTTCGGAAAAGGATATGCAACATCAGGCTCCGGCAAGTACCAGGAAATGGACCAATTATGTGTAGTGATAACAGGTAATGTAACGGAAGATAACTGGAAAGAAAAAGCCAATGTTTCTGACTTCTATTACCTGAAAGGTGTAGTAAATGGAATTCTGAAACTACTGGGTGTAAATGCAGACTCAATAGAGATAATGCCAGTACCGAAGTTGGATAATCATATCGTACTTAAATCAGCTGGAAAAATTATTGCAGGTGCAGGACAAGCAAGCAAAATAATGCTTGAGAAATTCGACATTAAACAACCTGTTTTCTATGCAGCATTTAGCTGGGCTGATATAGTGGAATTATCTTCTCAAAAAAATAATGCAATTAAAGAATTATCTAAATACCCAGCTGTACAACGTGACCTTGCAATGATCGTTGCAAAAGAACTAAGTTATGGTGAGGTGGAGAAATCAGTGCAAAACATTAAACTAAATAATCTGCGTGAAGTAAAGCTGTTTGATATATTTGAAAGTGAAAAGCTGGGAGCCGGTAAAAAATCAATGGCGGTTAACTTTACCTTCCTTGATGAGGAAAAAACACTGACCGATAAAGAGATTGACGGCTGGATGGCTAAGATCATGACGACGCTGGAAAAAGAATTGAACGCTGAAATAAGAAAATAAATACACAGTATTAATGTCTGAATTAGAAAAACAGGTAAAACGCATACAGGATAAAGTTCAGCAATTGCTGAAGCAGCAACAGCTTTTGTCAAAAGAAAATGATGAACTAAAGAACGAATTGAATGCCTTTAAGAAAGATGCAGCCACTCAAAAATCAACGATTGATGAATTGAAGCAGCAGGCCAGTATTTTAAAAATGAATTCGGTGGAGATGAATGATTCAGATAAAAAAGAATTTGAAAAAAGGCTGAACCACTACATTAAAGAGATTGATCGTTGTATTGCGATGCTCAGCAGTTGATCACTATACCCGTTTTACCAGGCGCATCTGCATTTCCTCTATACCATCCGATAATTCAAGTGTGTAAACACCGTAAGGCAATGTACTTAACCCGGTCCATTCCATTTCATGATCTTCGTTTGGCATTATCGTTTCCATGCTACTGCATGCACTGCCTTTGTCATCTTTAAGTACAGCTTTTAATACAGAATCGGCTTTTGCAGATAGATGCAGACGTAACGTGTCAATAAAGACAGTTGATTTAACTTTGGCAAACATGAATATCCCTGTTAATTTTGATTGCTTAACCTGTTACAATAAATTTCAGGGGAACGGTAATGGGGGTAGTAAAGTTTTCGAGGGGCAACTAAAATAGAACAACTAATTTAAAAATGCAAACCATGGAAGAACTTATTCCAATAACCGCCATTATCGGCGATAGAAGCTACAGGATAAAAATACAACCCAAGGATGAAGAAGTAGTCCGTAGGACATTAAAGGTGGTCAATGATAAGATCATCGAGTTCAAAACTATGTTTGCGGGTAAGGATATGCAGGATTATATCGCTATGGTGCTGGTATGGTATGCAACCGAGCAAAACGCATCGCTGGCCAATGAGCTGAATGAAGATAATATATCCGCAAAACTGAGCCTGATTGAAAAAATGCTGGAAGGACAGGCAGCGCAGAAATAATAATTCCTTTGCAAGCTGTTCACTTTAAATAGGTGTATAAAAAATAACTAAGGGATTTTTATTGGACACACTTACACATATAGCCATCGGCGCTTGCATAGGAGAAGCTGTTTTACATAAACAGATAGGCAAAAAAGCGTTGCTATGGGGAATACTTGCCCAATCAATTCCGGATATAGATTTTATTGCATCTTTCTGGCTTGATCCATCAGAAAACTTACTGGCTCATCGTGGCTTTACGCATTCATTTTTATTTGCCATATTTATTTCACTTTCAATGTCATTGGCAGCTGATCACTGGCACCGTCCCCATAATATCCGTTTTACGAAATTCATTTTGTTCTTTACTGCACAGGTATTTATTCATGATATCCTTGATGCAATGAACAGTTATGGTGTCGGGTGGTTTGAACCCTTTAGTCATAAACGTATTTCATTCAATATCCTTTTTGTAGCTGATCCTTTGTTTTCAATAGCACCCGGCCTGGCCGTAGCAGCTTTATTTATTTTAAAAAACAGTAAAAGCAAACTACGAGCATTTTGGATGAGGATTGGTTTAACCCTGCCTCTTCTCTATCTCGGTTATGCTGGTTTCAATAAAATAGCAATTGATAAAGATGTACAAGCTGCGTTTACAGTACAAAAAATTCAGCATACTGATTATTTTACTACACCAACACCTTTTAATAACTGGCTTTGGTATGTGGTAGCAAAAAGTGATAGCGGTTATAATATTGGTTATCGGTCAGTATTCGACAAAAACCCGACAATTTATTTTACCTACTTTCCCCGAAACGATTCATTAATGAAATCTGTACTTGACAATGAGGATGCCCAGAACCTGCTTCGGTTTGCAAGAGGATTTTACACCATCGAGTACTGGAATGATACTTTAATTTTTAACGACCTCATCTTTGGCCAGGTAGCCGGTTGGCAAAACCCAAAAGCTAAGTTTGCCTTTCATTATTTTTTGGATAACCCAAGTGGAAATTTACTGGTAGTACAACGTGGCCGCTTGCAAGGCTGGAACCGGGAATCTCTAAGAGCATTGTTCAAGAGAATAAAAGGAAATTAAATAATCCTTTCGTTATATGTTAGAGACACAGATAAGTGCTTATTGTCCCCTTCGCAGTATGAATAAAGAAACAACTCCCCTAATTTTCCTAACTTACAGTAAACATTTTTTTATGTCAAAATCAATACAAGGTTCCGACCGCCGGAGTTTTATAAAAACTACAGCAACACTTACTACAGTTTTTACAGGTATTACTCTTTTTCCTCAAACGGGCTTTTCAATGGATAAGCTTCCGGCTGATGAAATAAATATAATCGGGCCCAAAGAAGGTTTTTCGCCACAAGTAGGCACATTGGTTTCGATGATGAACTGGATGCGAAATGTTGTACTAAGCCCTGTAAAAGATATGACAATGGAGCAACTGGATTTTTTGTTTGATAAAAACTCTAATACGATCGGAGCTATGTTATTGCATTTAGCCGCCACTGAAAAATATTACCAGCTCAATACATTCGATGATATGAAATGGGGAAGCTGGGATGAAAGCATAAAAAAGCAATGGGATACACCAATGAGTTTGGGTGATGAAGGAAGAAAAAAGATAAAAGGAAACAAGCTGGAATATTACCTGGATATTTTAAAGGAGGGCAGAGAAAAATCAATTGCTGAATTCAAAAAACGGGATGATGCATGGCTGCTGAAAGCAGATACAACATGGCCTTGGGGCCCTACCAATAATTATTGTAAATGGTTTCATGTAGTAGAACATGAATCCAATCATAACGGGCAGGTCAAATGGATCAAGAGCCGTTTGCCGGGAGCAAAGTCAGGGAATGATTAAATAAAAAAATGTACGAATAAAAAAATCCCAGCTGCGATCAGCTGGGATTAGAACTAATGGGTACTTTTTTATTTGGTTTTCCAATGTCCGGTATAGTTAGTACTTACCAGACACCCATCCTTCTTACTAACACCAATATTGTTTAACTGCAACCACCCTGGTTACCGCAGTTCAGACATTTATAACAAGTGCCGCTACGCATCATGATATGACCGCAAACATTACAAGCCGGCGCATCACTCTGCATATTTTTATTAGCAGCATTCATTGCATCTAATCCATTCTCCATTTTTGTTGATGCAGATACAGTTGAACGCTGCGCTTTTGCTACTTGTGGTACCACACCACCCGTGGCAGAACCAATGATACGTACTCCTGATAATTCCTGCGCAGGTGCCGGTACATATTCAAGATTGGAAGGAATTTCATCCCAGTCATCAGAACCTGTGTTCAGCACTTCGGGTTTATCCAGCACATGCACCAGATCAGTTCTTCCGAGATATTCATAACCAAGTACACGGAAAATAAAATCCACTATAGACGACGTGGTTTTAATATTCGGATGTTCAACAAATCCGCTTGGATCGAATTTGGTAAAGGCAAATTTGTCAACGAATTCTTCAAGCGGCACACCATATTGCAAACCGATAGAGATTGAAATAGCAAAACAGTTCATCATGCTGCGCATAGTAGCTCCTTCCTTCGCCATATCAATAAAAATTTCTCCAAGCGTCCCATCTGCGTACTCTCCTGTTCTTACGAATACAGCCTGGCCGTTGATCTTTGCTTTTTGTGTAAAGCCACGACGTTTTGCAGGCAGTGAACGACGCTCAACGATACGTGCCAGTTGGCGTTTCAATTTTGTATCAGCGCTGTTTTGTACACGGCGGTTTACTTCATCAAGCAGTTCTTCAACAGTGAGCTGTCCAAGATCTACAATATTACTTTCTGGCTGCTGATTGATGGCTACCGGTTGTTGTTCTTCAACTTCTGCAACTGTTTCTGTTTTTTTCTTCTTATCAGATTTGTTGCTCAATGGCTGTGACAATTTAGAACCATCACGATACAATGCATTTGCTTTTAAGCCCAACTGCCAGCTCAGGTAATATGCATCTGCTATTTCTTCTACGGTAGCTTCATTAGGCAGGTTAATTGTTTTCGAGATAGCACCACTGATAAAAGGTTGTGTGGCACCCATCATACGTATATGGCCATTAGCGTGGATATAACGCTGACCTCTTGTTCCGCATTTATTGGCACAGTCAAAAACGGGCAAATGTTCATCTTTCAAATATGGAGCTCCTTCCAGCATACCGGTACCACATACATAGTCATTGGCGGCAAATATCTGCTCTTCGGTAAATCCTAATGCTTCAAGTAGGCTCCATTCAAAATCATTATACTGTTCTTCAGTAAATCCAAGACGCTTGAGGCATTCTTCGCCCAATGCATATTTATTAAATACAAAACCGATTTCAAAAGCAGTAGTAACCGCAGCATCCAGTTTCTTGATCTCTTCAGCAATAAATCCTTTTTCACTCAAGACCTGGTGATTAATAAAAGGTGCGCCGGCAAATGAACCCGTGCCGATTGCGTATTTAATAATGGTATCAGTTTCTTTTTCGCTGTAACCTAAATTTCTCAATGCAGTCGGTACTGACTGGTTGATGATCTTAAAATAACCACCACCGGAAAGTTTTTTAAATTTTACCAATGCAAAATCAGGTTCAACACCGGTTGTATCGCAATCCATTACCAAACCGATGGTGCCTGTAGGTGCAATAACCGTTGCCTGTGCATTGCGGTAACCATACTTCTCTCCCATTTCTACTGCATCATCCCATGCTTTGCATGCAGCCTTCAGCATATAGTCAGGGCAATACTGAGATTTAAGACCCTGTGGTTTCAAGCTCAGGTTTTCATATTCATCCGCATCATATGCAGCGAGGCGATGATTGCGCATTACCCGCATCATATGAGTTTTGTTTTCTTCGTATCGGGGGAAGGCGCCAAGTACCTGCGCCATCTCTGCTGATGTTTTATAAGAAACACCCGTCATAATAGCTGTAATAGCTCCGGCTATTGCTCTTGCTTCTTCGCTATCATAAGGAATACCGCTTACCATTAATAATGTACCGAGGTTTGCATAACCCAAACCGAGAGTACGATATTCATAACTCAATTGGGCTACTTCTTTTGAAGGGAACTGCGCCATTAACACAGACACTTCCAATACAACTGTCCACAAACGGCAATTGTATTCATAGCCCTCTACATCAAACACATTTTTCCCTGAATCATAAAATTTCATCAGGTTAGCTGATGCGAGGTTACATGCAGTGTTATCAAGGAACATATATTCACTGCAAGGATTAGATGCATTGATGCGTCCACCTTCGGGGCAGGTATGCCACTCATTAATAGTAGTATCATATTGAGCACCGGGATCAGCGCAACGCCATGCAGCATAAGCTATCTGGTTCCAGAGTTCCCTTGCAGGGATCTTCTTCATTGTACGGCCATCAGTTCTTGCTTTCAGTTCCCAATCTTCATCATTATTCAGTTTATCGAAAAATGAATTGGGAATACGAACTGAATTATTAGAATTCTGACCACTTACTGTTTTGTATGCTTCGCCTTCATAATCGTTGCTGTAACCGGCATTGATCAATGCACCTACTTTCTTTTCTTCTTCTACTTTCCAGCTTACAAAGTCAATGATCTCCGGATGATCCAGATCCAAGCAAACCATTTTAGCTGCGCGGCGTGTAGTACCGCCGGATTTGATAGCACCTGCGGCACGGTCACCAATTTTTAAGAAACTCATTAAACCGGATGATGTGCCACCACCACTTAATTTTTCGCCTTCACCACGGATATGAGAGAAGTTAGTACCAACACCTGAACCATATTTAAAGATGCGTGCCTCACGGATCCAGAGATCCATGATACCACCATCATTAACGAGATCATCACTTACACTTAATATAAAGCATGCATGCGGTTGCGGACGTTCATACGCTGAAGTTGATTTCTTCAATTCGCCATCAACAGGATCAACATAATAATGTCCCTGTGGTTT
This window contains:
- a CDS encoding phenylalanine--tRNA ligase subunit beta; protein product: MTISYKWLSEYLPAEVEPEKLSRILTSVGLEVESFEKYEEVKGGLKGLVIGEVLTTEKHPNADKLTLTTVSTGNGEPLQIVCGAPNVAAGQKVIIAKVGTTIFPTTGDPLTMKIAKIRGVESHGMICAEDEIGIGSSHAGIIVLPTDVKIGVPAVEYFNPYSDYVYEIGLTPNRMDAMSHWGVARDVCAYLSHHDKKNYKPKLPNANSFKVDNNNLKIDVTVENTVACPRYSGVSISNVAIKESPLWLKQKLKSIGQRPINNIVDITNFIQHETGQPLHAFDADMLKGKKIVVKNLAEGSKFVTLDEKERKLSAEDLMICDGEEGVCIAGVFGGLHSGVTDQTKNIFLESAFFNGITLRKTSFRHGLRTDAASRFEKGTDISSTVNVLKRAALLIKEICGGEISSDIVDIYPKPKEKTQVTIKYHYLKKLSGKNYHPDSVIKILTALGFEIVREGIDDLIIAVPFHKPDISLPADIVEEVLRIDGLDNVEIPGAITITPSVEENYSSEILKEKASNYLVGLGFYEIMTNSITNAAYFSDEEKQSMVKMMNSLSADLNILRQSLFETSLAVVAHNLNRRNSSLKLFEFGKGYATSGSGKYQEMDQLCVVITGNVTEDNWKEKANVSDFYYLKGVVNGILKLLGVNADSIEIMPVPKLDNHIVLKSAGKIIAGAGQASKIMLEKFDIKQPVFYAAFSWADIVELSSQKNNAIKELSKYPAVQRDLAMIVAKELSYGEVEKSVQNIKLNNLREVKLFDIFESEKLGAGKKSMAVNFTFLDEEKTLTDKEIDGWMAKIMTTLEKELNAEIRK
- a CDS encoding cell division protein ZapA encodes the protein MEELIPITAIIGDRSYRIKIQPKDEEVVRRTLKVVNDKIIEFKTMFAGKDMQDYIAMVLVWYATEQNASLANELNEDNISAKLSLIEKMLEGQAAQK
- a CDS encoding metal-dependent hydrolase — translated: MDTLTHIAIGACIGEAVLHKQIGKKALLWGILAQSIPDIDFIASFWLDPSENLLAHRGFTHSFLFAIFISLSMSLAADHWHRPHNIRFTKFILFFTAQVFIHDILDAMNSYGVGWFEPFSHKRISFNILFVADPLFSIAPGLAVAALFILKNSKSKLRAFWMRIGLTLPLLYLGYAGFNKIAIDKDVQAAFTVQKIQHTDYFTTPTPFNNWLWYVVAKSDSGYNIGYRSVFDKNPTIYFTYFPRNDSLMKSVLDNEDAQNLLRFARGFYTIEYWNDTLIFNDLIFGQVAGWQNPKAKFAFHYFLDNPSGNLLVVQRGRLQGWNRESLRALFKRIKGN
- a CDS encoding DUF664 domain-containing protein yields the protein MSKSIQGSDRRSFIKTTATLTTVFTGITLFPQTGFSMDKLPADEINIIGPKEGFSPQVGTLVSMMNWMRNVVLSPVKDMTMEQLDFLFDKNSNTIGAMLLHLAATEKYYQLNTFDDMKWGSWDESIKKQWDTPMSLGDEGRKKIKGNKLEYYLDILKEGREKSIAEFKKRDDAWLLKADTTWPWGPTNNYCKWFHVVEHESNHNGQVKWIKSRLPGAKSGND